A window from Setaria italica strain Yugu1 chromosome VIII, Setaria_italica_v2.0, whole genome shotgun sequence encodes these proteins:
- the LOC101757804 gene encoding anthocyanidin 3-O-glucosyltransferase, translating into MSGSGNGSGRAGVATHVVMFPWLAFGHISPFAQLTRKLISGDETLRVTFLTAAGNVPRVEAMLAEAAGAVAVLPLDLPSVPGLPPVAASTAELSADGAELLKVALDGTRPQVATLLAELRPDAVLFDFAVPWVCDVAAPLGVRALYFNVYSAATLALTVPARCPGGQRPSAHELTAAPAGFPSDSPLVTLPAYQAANMTYVFESFYGMPSAYDRFIECFKGCFGIVMKTCAEMEGPYIDYILAQIGKPVLLAGPVVPEPPEGELEERWASWLSSFPENSVVFASFGSETFLPAAAATELLLGLEATNRPFLAVLNFPKGADTEAELRARIPPGFEERVKGRGAVHTGWVQQQHILQHQSVGCYLNHAGFSSAVEGLVAGCRLVLLPMKGDQYVNAALLARELRVGVEVARRDEDGWFGGQDVSDAVALAMAEGGDGDGRKWREFLTDDAVQKRFAGDFVRQLKELVRAA; encoded by the coding sequence ATGTCGGGCAGCGGAAATGGCAGTGGCCGCGCCGGCGTTGCCACTCACGTCGTCATGTTCCCCTGGCTCGCCTTCGGCCACATCAGCCCGTTCGCCCAACTGACGCGCAAGCTCATCTCCGGCGACGAGACGCTCCGTGTAACGTTCCTGACGGCCGCCGGGAACGTGCCCCGCGTCGAGGCGATGCTGGCGGAGGCCGCTGGCGCGGTGGCCGTCCTGCCGCTGGACCTGCCAAGCGTGCCGGGTCTGCCCCCGGTCGCTGCGAGCACGGCTGAGCTCTCGGCCGACGGCGCCGAGCTTCTTAAGGTCGCCCTCGACGGCACCCGGCCGCAGGTCGCCACGCTCCTCGCGGAGCTCCGCCCGGACGCCGTGCTGTTCGACTTCGCCGTGCCGTGGGTTTGCGACGTCGCGGCGCCCCTCGGCGTCAGGGCGCTCTACTTCAATGTCTATTCCGCCGCGACCCTCGCGCTCACCGTCCCTGCGCGGTGTCCCGGTGGGCAGCGCCCGTCGGCGCACGAGCTCACTGCGGCGCCCGCCGGCTTCCCGTCGGACTCGCCGCTTGTCACGCTGCCGGCGTACCAGGCAGCCAACATGACGTACGTGTTCGAGAGCTTCTACGGCATGCCGAGCGCGTACGACCGTTTCATCGAATGCTTCAAGGGCTGCTTCGGCATCGTCATGAAGACCTGTGCCGAGATGGAGGGCCCCTACATCGACTACATCTTGGCCCAGATCGGCAAGCCCGTGCTCCTGGCCGGACCCGTCGTGCCGGAGCCACCGGAAGGCGAGCTCGAGGAGCGGTGGGCCAGCTGGCTCTCCTCGTTCCCGGAGAACtccgtcgtcttcgcctcgttCGGCAGCGAGACGTTCctaccggcagcggcggcgacagagcttCTCCTCGGCCTCGAGGCCACCAACCGGCCGTTCCTCGCGGTGCTCAACTTCCCCAAGGGAGCCGACAcggaagcggagctccgggcaCGGATCCCGCCGGGGTTCGAGGAGAGGGTGAAGGGGAGAGGCGCGGTGCACACGGGGtgggtgcagcagcagcacatccTGCAGCACCAGAGCGTCGGGTGCTACTTGAACCACGCCGGGTTCAGCTCCGCCGTGGAGGGGCTCGTAGCCGGTTGCCGGCTGGTGCTGCTGCCGATGAAGGGCGACCAGTACGTCAACGCGGCGCTGCTCGCGCGAGAGTTGCGGGTTGGGGTGGAGGTGGCGCGCCGCGACGAGGACGGCTGGTTCGGAGGCCAGGACGTGAGCGATGCGGTTGCCTTGGCGATGGCGGAGGGAGGGGATGGGGACGGGAGGAAGTGGAGGGAGTTCTTGACGGACGACGCCGTTCAGAAGAGGTTCGCCGGGGACTTCGTCCGGCAGCTCAAGGAGCTCGTCAGGGCAGCCTGA